One stretch of Streptomyces sp. NBC_00443 DNA includes these proteins:
- a CDS encoding M4 family metallopeptidase, which produces MTPLYARRKRTTLAIATTVAAGALLTTALTTGGSAAAAPAGAGTKAAPLAVPVALAPAARTTLIKDQQAKAAGTADEIGLGAQEKLVVKDVVKDADGSVHTRYERTYAGLPVLGGDLVVHESASGARRGVTKATKATIKVASLKPAVTADKAEVQAVKLAKAAGSEKTEADQAPRKVIWAANGKPALAYETVVGGLQDDGTPNELHVITDAATGKKLFEYQGIETGTGKSLYSGTVTLGTTKSGSTYNLTDGTRGGHKTYNKARSTSSSAGTLFTDADDTWGTGTASSSSTDQTAAVDAAYGAQETWDFYKNTFGRSGIKNDGKAAYSRVHYGNAYVNAFWDDSCFCMTYGDGEGNTNPLTSLDVAGHEMTHGVTSNTAGLNYSGESGGLNEATSDIFGTSVEFFANNSADVGDYLIGEEIDINGDGTPLRYMDKPSKDGASKDSWSSSLGGLDVHYSSGPANHFFYLLSEGSGAKTINGVSYDSPTSNGSTVTGIGRSKAAAIWYKALTEYMTSTTNYKAARTATLSAASALYGSTSTEYKTVAAAWSAINVS; this is translated from the coding sequence GTGACCCCCCTCTACGCGCGTCGCAAGCGCACGACCCTGGCCATCGCCACCACCGTGGCCGCCGGGGCTCTCCTCACCACCGCGCTGACCACCGGTGGTTCGGCCGCAGCGGCCCCCGCGGGCGCCGGCACCAAGGCCGCCCCGCTCGCCGTACCGGTCGCGCTCGCCCCCGCGGCCCGCACCACCCTCATCAAGGACCAGCAGGCCAAGGCGGCCGGCACCGCCGACGAGATAGGCCTCGGCGCCCAGGAGAAGCTGGTCGTCAAGGACGTCGTCAAGGACGCCGACGGCTCGGTCCACACCCGCTACGAGCGCACCTACGCGGGCCTGCCGGTCCTCGGCGGCGACCTGGTCGTCCACGAGTCGGCGTCCGGCGCGAGAAGGGGCGTGACCAAGGCGACGAAGGCCACCATCAAGGTCGCCTCGCTCAAGCCGGCGGTCACCGCGGACAAGGCCGAGGTCCAGGCCGTGAAGCTGGCCAAGGCGGCCGGCTCGGAGAAGACCGAGGCCGACCAGGCGCCCCGCAAGGTGATCTGGGCGGCGAACGGCAAGCCGGCCCTCGCCTACGAGACGGTCGTCGGCGGCCTCCAGGACGACGGCACCCCGAACGAACTGCACGTCATCACCGACGCCGCCACCGGCAAGAAGCTCTTCGAGTACCAGGGCATCGAGACCGGCACCGGCAAGAGCCTGTACTCGGGCACGGTCACGCTCGGCACGACCAAGTCGGGCTCGACGTACAACCTCACGGACGGCACGCGCGGCGGCCACAAGACGTACAACAAGGCCCGCAGCACCAGTTCCTCCGCCGGAACGCTGTTCACCGACGCGGACGACACATGGGGCACCGGCACGGCCTCCAGCTCCTCCACCGACCAGACGGCCGCCGTGGACGCCGCCTACGGCGCGCAGGAGACCTGGGACTTCTACAAGAACACCTTCGGCCGCAGCGGCATCAAGAACGACGGCAAGGCCGCGTACTCGCGCGTCCACTACGGCAACGCGTACGTCAACGCGTTCTGGGACGACAGCTGCTTCTGCATGACGTACGGCGACGGCGAGGGCAACACCAACCCGCTGACGTCGCTGGACGTGGCCGGCCACGAGATGACCCACGGCGTCACCTCCAACACCGCGGGCCTGAACTACAGCGGCGAGTCGGGCGGCCTGAACGAGGCCACCTCCGACATCTTCGGCACGTCGGTGGAGTTCTTCGCCAACAACTCCGCCGACGTCGGTGACTACCTCATCGGCGAGGAGATCGACATCAACGGCGACGGCACCCCGCTGCGCTACATGGACAAGCCGAGCAAGGACGGCGCGTCCAAGGACAGCTGGTCGTCCTCGCTGGGCGGGCTGGACGTGCACTACTCCTCGGGCCCCGCGAACCACTTCTTCTACCTGCTGTCGGAGGGCAGCGGCGCGAAGACGATCAACGGGGTGAGTTACGACTCCCCGACGTCCAACGGCTCGACGGTCACGGGCATCGGCCGCTCCAAGGCCGCCGCGATCTGGTACAAGGCCCTGACCGAGTACATGACGTCGACGACGAACTACAAGGCCGCCCGCACGGCGACCCTGAGCGCGGCGTCCGCCCTGTACGGCTCCACCAGCACGGAGTACAAGACGGTGGCGGCCGCCTGGTCGGCCATCAACGTCAGCTGA
- a CDS encoding glycosyltransferase family 1 protein, with protein sequence MKAIRRFTVRPVLPEPLRPLSDLARNLRWSWHAETRDLFQSVDPECWAASGNDPVRLLGSVSPGRLAELAEDSPFLRRLAAVAGDLNDYVTGERWYQDQSAELPTAVAYFSPEFGITAALPQYSGGLGILAGDHLKAASDLGVPLIGVGLLYRHGYFRQTLSRDGWQQEHYPVLDPNELPVTLLKETDGTPAQVSIALPGGRQLHARVWLAQVGRVPLLMLDSDVEENDLGERGVTDRLYGGGSEHRLLQEMLLGIGGVRAVRTYCRLTGHPEPEVFHTNEGHAGFLGLERIAELCVAGMDFDPALEAVRAGTVFTTHTPVPAGIDRFDRELVAHHFGPDAELPGIEVGRILQLGMETYPGGEPNLFNMAVMGLRLGQRANGVSLLHGNVSREMFSGLWPGFDPDEVPITSVTNGVHAPTWVAPEVYRLGARQIGAQRTEDAMTVGGSDRWDAVAEIPDQEVWELRRNLREQLVTEVRDRLRTSWRQRGAGTAELGWIDGVLDPDVLTIGFARRVPSYKRLTLMLRDRDRLMDLLLHPERPIQIVVAGKAHPADDGGKRLVQELVRFADDPRVRHRIVFLPDYGMAMAQKLYPGCDIWLNNPLRPLEACGTSGMKAALNGCLNLSVLDGWWDEWFQPDFGWAIPTADGTGTDPDHRDDVEAAALYDLLEQRVTPRFYEQGQGGLPDRWIEMVRQTLTLLGPKVLAGRMVREYVERLYTPAAHAHRAMTPDAARELAGWKARVRSAWHGVTVDHVETSAATPTAELGSALSLRVRVGLGDLGPEDVEVQAVSGRVDSQDRIADASTVPLKPTGSPDPEGRWVYEGPLSLDRTGPYGYTVRILPSHRLLASSAELGLVAVPSEDVGEGAGALLR encoded by the coding sequence GTGAAGGCGATCCGTCGATTCACCGTCCGTCCAGTGCTCCCCGAACCCCTCCGGCCCCTGAGCGATCTGGCGCGTAATCTGCGCTGGTCCTGGCATGCGGAGACCCGCGATCTCTTCCAGTCCGTCGACCCCGAGTGCTGGGCCGCCTCGGGCAACGACCCCGTACGGCTGCTGGGCAGCGTGTCGCCCGGGCGGCTCGCGGAGCTGGCCGAGGACAGCCCCTTCCTGCGCCGGCTGGCCGCGGTCGCCGGTGACCTGAACGACTACGTCACGGGCGAGCGCTGGTACCAGGACCAGTCCGCCGAACTGCCCACCGCCGTCGCCTACTTCTCACCCGAGTTCGGCATCACGGCCGCCCTGCCCCAGTACTCCGGCGGCCTCGGCATCCTCGCCGGCGACCACCTCAAGGCGGCCAGCGACCTCGGCGTACCCCTCATCGGGGTCGGCCTGCTGTACCGGCACGGCTACTTCCGGCAGACCCTGTCCCGCGACGGCTGGCAGCAGGAGCACTACCCGGTCCTGGACCCCAACGAACTGCCGGTCACGCTCCTGAAGGAAACCGACGGCACCCCCGCCCAGGTCTCCATCGCCCTGCCCGGCGGCAGGCAGCTGCACGCCCGCGTCTGGCTCGCCCAGGTCGGCCGCGTCCCGCTGCTGATGCTCGACTCGGACGTCGAGGAGAACGACCTCGGCGAACGCGGCGTGACCGACCGGCTCTACGGCGGCGGCAGCGAGCACCGGCTGCTGCAGGAGATGCTGCTGGGCATAGGAGGAGTGCGGGCGGTCCGGACGTACTGCCGCCTGACCGGCCACCCCGAACCCGAGGTCTTCCACACCAACGAAGGTCATGCCGGCTTCCTCGGGCTCGAACGCATCGCCGAACTCTGCGTCGCGGGCATGGACTTCGACCCGGCGCTGGAAGCCGTGCGCGCCGGCACTGTCTTCACCACCCACACGCCCGTCCCGGCCGGCATCGACCGCTTCGACCGTGAGCTGGTCGCCCACCACTTCGGCCCCGACGCCGAGCTCCCGGGCATCGAGGTCGGGCGGATCCTCCAGCTCGGCATGGAGACCTACCCGGGCGGCGAGCCCAATCTGTTCAACATGGCGGTGATGGGCCTGCGCCTGGGCCAGCGCGCGAACGGCGTCTCGCTGCTCCACGGCAACGTCAGCCGCGAGATGTTCTCGGGCCTGTGGCCGGGGTTCGACCCCGACGAGGTGCCGATCACCTCCGTGACCAACGGCGTCCACGCCCCGACCTGGGTCGCCCCCGAGGTCTACCGGCTCGGCGCCCGCCAGATCGGCGCCCAGCGCACCGAGGACGCCATGACCGTCGGTGGCTCGGACCGCTGGGACGCGGTCGCGGAGATCCCCGACCAGGAAGTCTGGGAGCTGCGCCGGAACCTGCGCGAGCAACTGGTGACGGAGGTGCGGGACCGCCTGCGCACCTCCTGGCGGCAACGCGGCGCCGGGACGGCCGAGCTGGGCTGGATCGACGGAGTCCTCGACCCCGACGTCCTGACGATCGGGTTCGCGCGGCGGGTCCCGTCGTACAAGCGGCTGACGCTGATGCTGCGGGACCGCGACCGGCTGATGGACCTGCTGCTGCACCCGGAGCGGCCCATCCAGATCGTGGTGGCGGGCAAGGCGCACCCGGCGGACGACGGCGGCAAGCGCCTGGTCCAGGAGCTGGTGAGGTTCGCCGACGACCCGCGGGTCAGGCATCGCATCGTCTTCCTCCCGGACTACGGCATGGCGATGGCCCAGAAGCTCTACCCGGGCTGCGACATCTGGCTCAACAACCCGCTGCGCCCCCTGGAGGCCTGCGGCACCTCCGGCATGAAGGCGGCGCTGAACGGCTGCCTCAACCTCTCCGTCCTGGACGGCTGGTGGGACGAGTGGTTCCAGCCCGACTTCGGCTGGGCCATCCCCACCGCGGACGGCACCGGCACGGACCCGGACCACCGGGACGACGTAGAGGCGGCGGCGCTGTACGACCTGCTGGAGCAGCGGGTGACCCCGCGCTTCTACGAGCAGGGCCAGGGCGGCCTGCCGGACCGCTGGATCGAGATGGTCCGCCAGACCCTGACCCTGCTCGGCCCGAAGGTCCTGGCGGGCAGGATGGTCCGTGAGTACGTGGAGCGCCTCTACACCCCGGCCGCCCACGCCCACCGCGCGATGACGCCGGACGCGGCGCGTGAGCTCGCAGGCTGGAAGGCGCGGGTGCGTTCGGCCTGGCACGGCGTCACGGTCGACCACGTGGAGACGTCGGCGGCGACACCCACCGCGGAACTCGGCTCGGCGCTCAGCCTCCGGGTCCGCGTGGGCCTCGGCGACCTCGGGCCGGAGGACGTCGAGGTCCAGGCGGTCTCGGGCCGCGTCGACTCACAGGACCGCATCGCGGACGCCTCGACGGTTCCGCTGAAGCCGACGGGGAGCCCGGACCCGGAGGGCCGCTGGGTGTACGAGGGCCCGCTCTCCCTGGACCGGACGGGTCCCTACGGCTACACCGTCCGGATCCTGCCGTCGCATCGGCTGCTGGCGTCGAGTGCGGAGCTGGGGCTGGTGGCGGTGCCTTCCGAGGATGTGGGGGAGGGGGCGGGGGCCCTACTGCGGTGA
- a CDS encoding M4 family metallopeptidase translates to MRDSSSHRRTSHTTRHTTHRRAAAVALVGVSALIAAAVQSGAATAAPEKAPSAAGKVIPSAESVKLSPAQRAELIREANAGRADTAKDLGLGAKEKLVVRDVLKDGNGTVHTRYERTYDGLPVLGGDLVVETAKSGATEAVVKATRTAIKPATTTAAVPAAKAKEQALAAAKAEKAKSPDVNKAPRKVIWAADGKPTVAYETVVGGFQHDGTPQELHVVTDATSGAKLYEWEAIETGTGNTVYSGTVTLGTTQSGSTYNLTDGARGGHKTYNLNRGTSGTGTLFSGPDDVWGNGSPSNLESAGADAHYGAALTWDYYKNVHGRSGIRGDGVGAYSRVHYGNNYVNAFWSDSCFCMTYGDGSGNANPLTSIDVAAHEMTHGLTSNTAGLIYSGESGGLNEATSDIFGSTVEFFANNSSDVGDYLIGEEININGDGTPLRYMDKPSKDGASKDSWYSGIGSIDVHYSSGPANHFFYLLSEGSGTKTINGVTYNSATSDGLPVTGIGRDKAEKIWFRALTTKFTSTTNYAGARTGTLAATADLYGTDGAEYKAVQDAWAGINVGSRPGGGGGTSFESGTDVAIPDRGAAVTSPVTVSGRTGNAPSNFQVAVDIVHTYIGDLKVDLVAPDGTAYTLKGYGTGGSADNLNATYTVNASSEVANGVWQLRVQDNAAIDTGYINSWKLTFP, encoded by the coding sequence TTGAGAGACAGTTCCTCCCACAGACGCACCTCCCACACCACGCGTCACACCACGCACCGCCGGGCCGCCGCCGTCGCCCTCGTCGGCGTCTCCGCCCTGATCGCGGCGGCCGTCCAGTCGGGTGCCGCCACCGCCGCCCCGGAGAAGGCACCGTCGGCCGCGGGCAAGGTCATACCGAGCGCCGAGTCGGTCAAGCTGTCCCCCGCCCAGCGCGCCGAGCTGATACGCGAGGCCAACGCCGGCAGGGCGGACACCGCGAAGGACCTGGGCCTCGGCGCCAAGGAGAAGCTGGTCGTCCGTGACGTCCTCAAGGACGGCAACGGCACGGTCCACACCCGCTACGAGCGCACCTACGACGGCCTGCCCGTCCTCGGCGGCGACCTCGTCGTCGAGACGGCGAAGTCGGGCGCGACCGAGGCCGTCGTCAAGGCGACCCGGACCGCCATCAAGCCGGCCACCACGACCGCCGCCGTTCCCGCCGCCAAGGCCAAGGAGCAGGCGCTGGCCGCGGCGAAGGCGGAGAAGGCCAAGAGCCCGGACGTCAACAAGGCGCCCCGCAAGGTGATCTGGGCCGCGGACGGCAAGCCGACCGTGGCGTACGAGACGGTCGTCGGCGGCTTCCAGCACGACGGCACCCCGCAGGAACTGCACGTCGTCACCGACGCCACCAGCGGCGCGAAGCTGTACGAGTGGGAGGCCATCGAGACCGGCACCGGCAACACGGTCTACAGCGGCACGGTCACCCTCGGCACCACCCAGTCCGGGTCGACGTACAACCTCACGGACGGCGCGCGCGGCGGACACAAGACGTACAACCTGAACCGCGGCACCTCCGGCACCGGCACCCTCTTCTCCGGCCCCGACGACGTCTGGGGCAACGGCAGCCCGTCCAACCTGGAGTCGGCCGGCGCGGACGCGCACTACGGTGCCGCCCTGACCTGGGACTACTACAAGAACGTGCACGGGCGCAGCGGCATCCGCGGCGACGGCGTGGGCGCGTACTCGCGGGTCCACTACGGCAACAACTACGTCAACGCATTCTGGTCCGACAGCTGCTTCTGCATGACGTACGGCGACGGCTCGGGCAACGCCAACCCGCTGACGTCGATCGACGTGGCCGCGCACGAGATGACCCACGGGCTCACCTCGAACACGGCCGGCCTGATCTACAGCGGCGAGTCCGGCGGCCTGAACGAGGCCACCTCCGACATCTTCGGTTCGACCGTCGAGTTCTTCGCCAACAACTCCTCCGACGTCGGTGACTACCTCATCGGCGAGGAGATCAACATCAACGGCGACGGCACCCCGCTGCGCTACATGGACAAGCCGAGCAAGGACGGCGCGTCCAAGGACAGCTGGTACTCGGGCATCGGCTCGATCGACGTGCACTACTCTTCGGGCCCCGCGAACCACTTCTTCTACCTCCTGTCGGAGGGCAGCGGCACCAAGACGATCAACGGTGTCACGTACAACTCGGCCACGTCGGACGGCCTTCCGGTCACCGGCATCGGCCGGGACAAGGCGGAGAAGATCTGGTTCCGCGCGCTCACCACGAAGTTCACGTCCACGACGAACTACGCGGGCGCCCGCACCGGCACCCTCGCGGCCACCGCTGACCTCTACGGCACCGACGGCGCCGAGTACAAGGCGGTCCAGGACGCGTGGGCGGGCATCAACGTCGGCTCCCGCCCCGGTGGCGGCGGCGGCACGTCCTTCGAGAGCGGAACCGACGTGGCGATCCCGGACCGCGGCGCGGCGGTCACCTCGCCGGTCACCGTTTCCGGGCGGACGGGCAACGCGCCGTCCAACTTCCAGGTCGCCGTGGACATCGTCCACACCTACATCGGTGACCTCAAGGTGGATCTGGTCGCCCCCGACGGCACGGCGTACACGCTGAAGGGCTACGGCACCGGCGGCAGCGCGGACAACCTCAACGCCACGTACACCGTGAACGCGTCCTCCGAGGTCGCCAACGGTGTCTGGCAGTTGCGCGTCCAGGACAACGCGGCCATCGACACCGGTTACATCAACAGCTGGAAGCTGACCTTCCCGTAG
- a CDS encoding S8 family peptidase: MARTRIRRLRRAGGLTAVTCVVALSATTMPAHAAPEGQILGAGDPGSVSGSYLVTLKGGTKAPSTAGKSLAEKYGAKISHTYGTVLNGYAVQADERQAKRLAADSRVASVVQDTRVTLDHTQKNPPSWGLDRIDQRNLPLDRSYTWPESAGGGVTVYVIDTGIRISHKDFGGRASYGWDFVGNDRTASDGNGHGTHVAGTIAGKRYGVAKNAKVVAVRVLDNAGGGSTADVIAGIDWVTRHARKPAVANVSLGGYRNTQLDAAVRNSIASGVTYTVAAGNDGLPAGRYSPAAVREAITVGATDRKDARAGFSNFGSALDVFAPGVSITSASYANDTGKVTYSGTSMAAPHTAGAAALYLADHPKAKPAQVSKALVAQAATGKVSGRGLGSPNKLLQVPGS; the protein is encoded by the coding sequence ATGGCACGGACGCGCATCCGGCGTCTGCGCCGGGCCGGTGGTCTGACCGCGGTGACCTGTGTCGTCGCACTTTCGGCCACCACCATGCCCGCGCACGCCGCACCGGAGGGACAGATACTCGGCGCCGGGGACCCCGGCTCCGTCAGCGGCAGTTACCTGGTGACGCTCAAGGGGGGAACGAAAGCACCGTCGACGGCCGGAAAGAGCCTCGCCGAGAAGTACGGGGCGAAAATAAGCCATACCTACGGCACGGTCCTCAACGGCTACGCCGTCCAGGCCGACGAGAGACAGGCCAAGCGGCTCGCGGCGGACTCCCGGGTCGCGTCGGTCGTCCAGGACACCCGGGTGACCCTGGACCACACGCAGAAGAACCCGCCGTCCTGGGGGCTGGACCGCATAGACCAGCGGAACCTGCCGCTGGACAGGAGCTACACCTGGCCGGAGTCGGCGGGCGGCGGAGTGACGGTGTACGTGATCGACACCGGCATCCGCATCTCGCACAAGGACTTCGGGGGCCGGGCAAGCTACGGCTGGGACTTCGTCGGCAACGACAGGACCGCGAGCGACGGCAACGGCCACGGCACCCATGTCGCCGGCACCATCGCGGGCAAGCGGTACGGCGTCGCCAAGAACGCCAAGGTCGTCGCCGTGCGGGTCCTCGACAACGCCGGCGGCGGCAGCACGGCCGACGTCATCGCCGGCATCGACTGGGTGACCAGGCACGCCAGGAAGCCGGCGGTCGCCAACGTCAGCCTCGGCGGCTACCGCAACACGCAACTGGACGCCGCCGTACGCAACTCCATCGCGTCCGGCGTCACCTACACGGTCGCGGCGGGCAACGACGGGCTGCCGGCCGGCCGGTACTCCCCCGCTGCCGTGCGGGAGGCCATCACCGTGGGCGCCACCGACAGAAAGGACGCGCGGGCGGGCTTCTCCAACTTCGGTTCGGCTCTGGACGTATTCGCCCCGGGCGTCTCCATCACCTCCGCGTCGTACGCAAATGACACCGGCAAGGTGACCTACTCCGGTACGTCGATGGCGGCGCCGCACACGGCGGGTGCGGCCGCGCTCTATCTGGCCGACCATCCCAAGGCGAAACCCGCTCAGGTGTCCAAGGCCCTGGTGGCACAGGCCGCCACCGGCAAGGTCTCCGGGCGGGGGCTCGGTTCGCCGAACAAACTCCTGCAGGTGCCGGGCTCATAG
- the treS gene encoding maltose alpha-D-glucosyltransferase, which produces MIVNEPVQDTFEDTPAKDRDPDWFKRAVFYEVLVRSFQDSNGDGVGDLKGLTAKLDYLQWLGVDCLWLPPFFKSPLRDGGYDVSDYTSVLPEFGDLADFVEFVDSAHQRGMRVIIDFVMNHTSDQHPWFQESRKDPDGPYGDYYMWADDDKQYADARIIFVDTEASNWTFDPVRKQYFFHRFFSHQPDLNYENPAVQEEILSALKFWLDLGIDGFRLDAVPYLYAEEGTNCENLPATHELLRRVRKEIDAHYPDTVLLAEANQWPEDVVDYFGDYAGGGDECHMAFHFPVMPRIFMAVRRESRYPVSEILAKTPAIPSGCQWGIFLRNHDELTLEMVTDEERDYMWAEYAKDPRMRANIGIRRRLAPLLDNDRNQIELFTALLLSLPGSPILYYGDEIGMGDNIWLGDRDAVRTPMQWTPDRNAGFSSCDPGRLYLPTIMDPVHGYQVTNVEASMSSPSSLLHWTRRMIEIRKQNPAFGLGSYTELQSSNPAVIAFLREYEDDLVLCVNNFSRFAQPTELDLRRFNGRHPVELFGGVRFPAIGELPYLLTLGGHGFYWFRLRKDAA; this is translated from the coding sequence ATGATCGTCAACGAGCCCGTTCAGGACACCTTCGAGGACACTCCTGCCAAGGATCGTGACCCGGATTGGTTCAAGCGCGCCGTCTTCTACGAGGTCCTGGTCCGCTCCTTCCAGGACAGCAACGGCGACGGCGTCGGCGACCTCAAAGGCCTCACCGCCAAACTCGACTACCTGCAATGGCTCGGCGTCGACTGCCTGTGGCTGCCGCCCTTCTTCAAATCACCCCTGCGCGACGGCGGATACGACGTCTCCGACTACACCTCCGTCCTGCCCGAATTCGGAGACCTCGCCGACTTCGTCGAATTCGTCGACTCCGCCCACCAGCGCGGCATGCGGGTCATCATCGACTTCGTCATGAACCACACCAGCGACCAGCACCCGTGGTTCCAGGAATCGAGAAAAGACCCCGACGGCCCCTACGGCGACTACTACATGTGGGCCGACGACGACAAGCAGTACGCCGACGCCCGCATCATCTTCGTCGACACCGAGGCCTCCAACTGGACCTTCGACCCGGTCCGCAAGCAGTACTTCTTCCACCGCTTCTTCTCCCACCAGCCCGACCTGAACTACGAGAACCCGGCCGTCCAGGAGGAGATCCTCTCGGCGCTGAAATTCTGGCTGGACCTGGGAATCGACGGTTTCCGGCTGGACGCGGTTCCGTATCTGTACGCGGAGGAGGGCACGAACTGCGAGAACCTTCCCGCGACGCACGAGCTCCTCAGGCGGGTGCGGAAGGAGATCGACGCCCACTACCCGGACACGGTGCTGCTCGCGGAGGCGAACCAGTGGCCGGAGGACGTCGTCGACTACTTCGGCGACTACGCCGGCGGCGGCGACGAGTGCCACATGGCCTTCCATTTCCCGGTGATGCCGCGGATCTTCATGGCGGTGCGACGGGAATCCCGTTACCCCGTCTCGGAAATCCTCGCCAAGACCCCGGCCATCCCGTCCGGCTGCCAGTGGGGCATCTTCCTGCGCAACCACGACGAGCTGACCCTGGAAATGGTCACCGACGAGGAACGCGACTACATGTGGGCGGAATACGCCAAGGACCCCCGCATGCGCGCCAACATCGGAATCCGGCGGCGGCTGGCACCCCTGCTGGACAACGACCGCAACCAGATCGAGCTGTTCACCGCCCTGCTGCTGTCGCTCCCCGGCTCGCCGATTCTCTACTACGGCGACGAGATCGGCATGGGCGACAACATCTGGCTCGGCGACCGCGACGCCGTACGCACTCCCATGCAGTGGACGCCGGACCGCAATGCGGGATTCTCATCGTGCGACCCGGGACGGCTGTATCTGCCGACCATCATGGACCCGGTCCACGGCTACCAGGTGACGAATGTCGAGGCGTCCATGTCCTCGCCGTCCTCTCTCCTGCACTGGACCCGCCGCATGATCGAGATCCGCAAGCAGAACCCGGCCTTCGGACTCGGCTCCTACACGGAACTCCAGTCGTCGAATCCGGCCGTGATCGCCTTCCTGCGTGAATACGAGGACGATCTCGTGCTGTGCGTGAACAACTTCTCGCGGTTCGCGCAGCCGACGGAGCTGGATCTGCGCAGGTTCAACGGGCGGCATCCGGTCGAGCTGTTCGGCGGGGTGCGATTCCCGGCCATCGGCGAACTGCCGTACTTGCTGACCCTCGGAGGCCACGGCTTCTACTGGTTCCGGTTGCGCAAGGACGCCGCCTGA
- a CDS encoding DUF1990 family protein, with translation MSFTYADVGATRENGFCPPGFHPLHVRTRIGEGEDVFRRASEAVMTWEMHRSMGVGIEASADRAAPEVDVTVTLAGLIRAPCRVVWTAEEYRRVGWAYGTLSGHPECGEEAFLVDRTGDGTVWLTVQAFSRAAKWYARAAGPATRGFQHAYARRCGNVLRQLCEAEGD, from the coding sequence ATGTCCTTCACGTACGCCGACGTCGGCGCGACCCGGGAGAACGGCTTCTGCCCGCCCGGCTTCCACCCCCTGCACGTGCGCACCCGCATAGGCGAGGGCGAGGACGTCTTCCGCAGAGCCTCCGAAGCGGTCATGACCTGGGAGATGCACCGCTCGATGGGCGTCGGCATAGAGGCGTCGGCCGACCGCGCGGCCCCCGAGGTCGACGTGACGGTCACCCTGGCCGGGCTGATCAGGGCTCCGTGCCGGGTGGTCTGGACGGCGGAGGAGTACCGCCGGGTGGGCTGGGCCTACGGCACGCTTTCCGGTCATCCTGAATGCGGCGAGGAGGCCTTCCTCGTGGACCGCACGGGGGACGGGACGGTGTGGCTGACCGTGCAGGCCTTCAGCCGCGCGGCCAAGTGGTATGCGCGGGCGGCGGGACCTGCGACGCGGGGGTTCCAGCACGCGTACGCGCGACGGTGCGGCAATGTGCTGCGGCAGCTGTGCGAGGCCGAGGGGGACTGA